Proteins from a genomic interval of Antedon mediterranea chromosome 5, ecAntMedi1.1, whole genome shotgun sequence:
- the LOC140050138 gene encoding uncharacterized protein, which produces MDIKLLDGGLGSECSKRGFEIDTDPLWNARLLISNQEDLKDIHKSFLEAGCDFIETSTYQASVEGFVTHAGLSKNEALNLISRSGEIAVEAIEDFWSSLQPAQTKDRCKPIAVGAIGPYGACQHNMSEYHGNYVDDMTVQDLKDWHRGRIEALLKSGVKMMSFETIPAIKEAEAIVSLLQEFPDVTGWLAFTCKNGSETCHGESIQDAIAAISTCPNLSFVGINCCPPAFVTPLLQSAQKASNGKPFVVFPNTRGNWTGCGWTGENAVEDWESYIPEWIQLGAKCIGGCCRTSPEDIQRIQQYIKNSLATN; this is translated from the exons ATGGATATTAAGCTTTTAGATGGTGGACTTGGCTCTGAATGTTCCAAAAGAGGATTTGAAATAGAT actgACCCTCTTTGGAATGCTAGGTTATTGATTTCCAATCAAGAGGACCTCAAAGATATCCATAAAAG TTTCTTAGAAGCAGGTTGTGATTTTATCGAGACAAGTACATACCAG GCCTCTGTAGAAGGGTTTGTTACTCATGCTGGTTTGTCTAAAAATGAAGCACTCAACTTAATCAGTCGAAGTGGTGAGATTGCTGTGGAGGCAATTGAAGACTTCTGGTCATCACTACAACCTGCTCAGACTAaag ACAGATGTAAGCCGATAGCAGTAGGTGCTATAGGTCCATATGGGGCCTGCCAGCATAACATGTCAGAATACCATGGCAACTATGTTGATGATATGACAGTACAG GATTTAAAAGATTGGCATAGAGGTAGGATTGAAGCTTTGTTAAAGTCTGGTGTTAAGATGATGTCTTTTGAAACTATACCAGCCATCAAGGAGGCAGAGGCCATTGTGTCACTTTTACAAGAATTTCCAGATGTCACTGGATGGCTTGCTTTCACCTGCAAG AATGGTTCTGAAACATGTCATGGTGAATCAATCCAGGATGCGATTGCAGCCATCTCTACTTGTCCAAACCTTTCATTTGTTGGCATCAATTGTTGCCCTCCTGCTTTCGTTACGCCCCTCTTGCAAAGTGCACAGAAAGCAAGCAATGGAAAACCATTTGTTGTGTTCCCTAACACAAGGGGAAATTGGACAGGATGCGG GTGGACTGGTGAAAATGCAGTTGAAGATTGGGAATCTTATATACCAGAATGGATCCAGTTAGGTGCTAAGTGTATAGGAGGCTGCTGTAGAACTAGTCCAGAGGACATACAGAGGATCCAACAGTATATTAAGAATTCATTAGCCACAAATTAA